ATCGACTCTCAAGGTCGCGTGATTGGCACCTGGGCTGATGTACTCAACCGCGCTAACTTGGGATTTGAAGTAATGCACGAGCGTAACGCTCACAACTTCCCCCTCGACTTGGCAGCGGGTGTTGCTGCTCCTGTAGCTCTAACCGCTCCGGTTATCAACGGCTAAGAACTCGCTTCTAGCAAAAAACAATCCCTAAATCAATAAAGAGCGCTCCCTGAAAGGGGGGCGCTTTTTAGTAGTATCTTTTACCCCCCCAACCTCCTCACGCTTAGCTCCGGCTTATCAAGGGGGGAGTAAGAACTCTATGTGTAGCAAACATTTAGAGAATAGGTCAGCAGAAGCTGGTCTTTATTCGCCTTTTTGAGATTCTTTATCCTTCAACGTTTTAAATTCCCCTTTTTCCTTAGCTTCCCTGATAGAAGACTCCACTAGATAAGCGGCTAGATTGGCGACTGGTCTGCCTTGGTATTCAGCCCAAGCTTCCAATTCGTCATAAACAATGTCAGGAAGCGTTAAATTGACTCGTTTGCTCACGTCGCTTGGGGTTTTTGAACTCGAAATCACGCTTCCATAGTACATTTCAGGCTCTACCCGTGAGAAGAAGGGTCAAATAAGTTACTAATCAGGTTCTTCTGGTTAAGAGTCGTCCTCACCAGCTTCTTGTTGCTGCTCCTCGTACAACTTCAGCAACTGTTCGCGTCTTTGTTTCACCTTTTTGATTTGCAACTCGTGATAAGCCAACTGCTCGTCTGCTTCCTCAATCAGTTGGCGTAAGATTCCCCCAAACGCTGTTCCTCTGGGGCTGCAACTGGAATCAGACCACGACCGATTTTCTCCACCAGTTCTGACCGAGAGATTTTCCTGTACCGCGCCATCTTGTCCAAACCCTCGATGCTTGTAGGAGTCAGAGAGAAGTGCGCGTCCTTCTTGATTTCTCCGTACTCTGAGTGCTTGGCTTTTGGCATCTTTTTCGGTCATGAGGAACATCCTGTCTAGGATAGCAAGATTAACTTTACAGTTTTAGCGCCAGGATGTTATGTTTAATCTAGATATCCTAGACAGGATATCGACCTTCGCTAGCGGGTGGACTATCCCGAAAGCGATAGCGAAGCGCTGCTGCGAAGCGCAGATCGCTCCAGCGCTGGAATAAGTCCTAAAGGGGCATTGGCTTGCAGGCCATAGAAGACCTAGTTGAGGCAGTGTCTCGTGTGACGGCACACGGGCTGTGATAGCGAAGCGCTGCTGCGAAGCGCAGATCGTTATGCTTTCGAGAAATAGCCAAAGCTAGTACGGCGAAGCTTTGCCACTTCTTACTTAATTAC
This region of Microcoleus sp. AS-A8 genomic DNA includes:
- a CDS encoding photosystem II q(b) protein, whose protein sequence is IDSQGRVIGTWADVLNRANLGFEVMHERNAHNFPLDLAAGVAAPVALTAPVING